The following proteins come from a genomic window of Rhinoraja longicauda isolate Sanriku21f chromosome 4, sRhiLon1.1, whole genome shotgun sequence:
- the LOC144593155 gene encoding voltage-gated potassium channel regulatory subunit KCNG2-like yields MALLADGRPEGQLLNCPCPWEMAESCTRKGMFYQNARLLQPNEDAYSIAQLNDRTSVIVNVGGNKYQIPWTTLDQIPLTRLGRLKACSNYEEIMDICDDYDVNHNEFFFDRNPCAFRTIMTFLTAGKLRLLREMCALSFQEELVYWGIEDENLEWCCRRRLYQKVEDLEEIKRGFEVLLTEEPQGAFDDMTRLGHCMKKLRDMVENPDSGIPGKIFACLSVLFVTITTVSLCISTMPDLRQEEERGECSQKCYNIFVLETICVAWFSFEFLLRFIQAQSKCAFLRTPLNIIDIMAILPYYISLIIDAFSVEGKPSSSGSLELEKIGLILRMLRALRILYVMRLVRHSLGLQTLGLTIQRCTREFGLLLLFLCVAMALYSPLVFLAERELGAKHEFASIPSSYWWAVISMTTVGYGDMVPRSIPGQVVALSSILSGILLMAFPVTSIFHTFSRSYLELKDQQQRISNNKAQLKGRDKSLNSDSSQETDISFPMNYGKAGELSHKNLQTEEH; encoded by the exons ATGGCTCTGCTGGCTGATGGCAGGCCTGAGGGGCAGCTCCTAAACTGCCCTTGCCCCTGGGAGATGGCGGAAAGCTGTACCAGGAAGGGAATGTTCTACCAAAATGCCAGGCTGCTTCAGCCCAATGAGGATGCATATAGCATCGCCCAACTCAATGACAGAACCTCTGTTATCGTCAACGTCGGAGGCAATAAGTATCAGATTCCATGGACTACACTGGACCAGATCCCTTTAACACGCCTGGGCAGGCTTAAAGCGTGCAGCAATTATGAGGAAATCATGGATATCTGTGACGATTATGATGTAAACCACAACGAGTTTTTCTTTGACCGAAATCCTTGTGCCTTCAGAACCATCATGACGTTCCTGACAGCTGGAAAGCTGAGGCTCCTCCGAGAAATGTGTGCCCTCTCCTTCCAGGAGGAGCTGGTTTACTGGGGCATTGAGGATGAAAATCTGGAGTGGTGTTGTCGACGGAGACTTTACCAGAAAGTGGAGGATCTAGAAGAAATCAAGAGGGGTTTTGAAGTGCTCCTTACTGAAGAACCACAGGGTGCCTTTGATGACATGACTCGGCTGGGCCATTGCATGAAGAAGCTCAGGGACATGGTGGAGAATCCTGATTCGGGGATCCCAGGAAAGATCTTTGCATGCCTCTCAGTTCTGTTTGTGACGATCACCACAGTAAGCCTCTGTATCAGCACCATGCCCGATCTGAGGCAGGAAGAGGAGAGG GGTGAATGCTCCCAGAAGTGTTACAACATATTTGTACTGGAGACGATCTGCGTGGCCTGGTTTTCATTCGAGTTCCTGCTGCGGTTTATCCAAGCACAAAGCAAGTGTGCGTTTCTGAGAACTCCTCTGAATATCATTGACATAATGGCCATTTTGCCTTATTACATCAGCCTGATCATTGATGCCTTTTCTGTTGAGGGGAAGCCAAGTAGTTCAGGAAGCCTGGAGTTGGAGAAGATAGGCCTGATCCTCCGGATGTTGCGTGCCTTGAGGATCTTGTACGTGATGAGGTTGGTGCGTCATTCTCTGGGGTTACAGACGCTGGGCCTCACAATCCAACGGTGCACACGGGaatttggcctcctcctgctcttcCTCTGCGTCGCTATGGCACTTTACTCACCCCTAGTCTTTTTAGCGGAGAGGGAGCTGGGTGCCAAGCACGAGTTTGCGAGCATCCCAAGCAGCTACTGGTGGGCAGTGATCTCGATGACCACGGTGGGTTACGGAGACATGGTCCCTCGCAGTATACCTGGGCAGGTGGTCGCTCTGAGCAGTATCCTGAGTGGCATTCTCCTCATGGCCTTTCCGGTCACCTCCATCTTTCACACCTTCTCCCGTTCCTACCTGGAGTTAAAAGATCAGCAGCAGCGCATTTCGAACAACAAGGCCCAGCTCAAAGGACGTGACAAGTCCCTAAACAGTGATAGCTCTCAGGAAACTGACATCTCCTTCCCAATGAACTATGGTAAAGCGGGAGAGTTATCGCACAAGAACCTGCAGACTGAAGAGCATTAA